In a genomic window of uncultured Flavobacterium sp.:
- a CDS encoding ATP-dependent Clp protease adaptor ClpS produces the protein MSTKEKVRERVREKEATAFNNEIIVYNDDVNTFDHVIDTLMRVCSHTAEQAEQCSLIVHYNGKCTVKTGPIDKLKPQCTQLLEAGLSAEIV, from the coding sequence ATGAGTACTAAAGAAAAAGTAAGAGAGAGAGTCCGCGAAAAGGAAGCTACGGCTTTCAATAACGAAATCATTGTTTATAACGACGATGTAAACACTTTTGATCACGTAATTGACACATTAATGCGCGTTTGCAGCCATACGGCAGAACAAGCAGAACAATGTTCCTTAATTGTACATTACAACGGAAAATGCACCGTAAAGACTGGTCCAATTGACAAATTAAAACCGCAATGCACCCAACTTTTAGAAGCCGGATTAAGCGCTGAAATTGTTTAA
- the prmA gene encoding 50S ribosomal protein L11 methyltransferase, giving the protein MSNIYLGYHFTIEPKEPGSEILIAELGEKAFETFTETETGISAFVKKDLWDENILDDIYILESDEFKIEYTIEEIDQVNWNEEWEKNFEAIDVDGKCHVRAPFHEKTDAEFDIVIEPKMSFGTGHHETTHMMIQHLLEIDVKGLKTLDMGCGTAILAILAEMKGAQPTDAIDIDNWCYLNSIENAERNNCKHITVYEGDAALLAGKKYDLIIANINRNILLNDMQSYVDCLNKGGIILFSGFYVEDIPFIDASCTEKGLTYVKKFERNNWVSLKYVN; this is encoded by the coding sequence ATGTCAAATATATATTTAGGATACCATTTTACGATTGAACCGAAAGAACCGGGTTCAGAAATTTTAATTGCTGAATTAGGCGAAAAAGCGTTTGAAACTTTTACAGAAACAGAAACTGGAATTTCTGCTTTTGTGAAGAAAGATTTATGGGACGAAAATATTCTTGATGACATTTATATCTTAGAATCTGATGAGTTTAAAATTGAATATACAATTGAAGAAATCGATCAGGTAAACTGGAATGAGGAATGGGAAAAGAATTTTGAAGCAATTGATGTTGACGGAAAATGTCATGTTCGCGCTCCTTTTCACGAAAAAACTGATGCTGAATTTGATATCGTAATCGAACCAAAAATGAGTTTTGGAACTGGTCATCACGAAACGACTCACATGATGATTCAGCATTTATTAGAAATTGATGTCAAAGGTTTAAAAACTTTAGACATGGGTTGCGGAACTGCAATTTTGGCTATTCTTGCCGAAATGAAAGGCGCTCAGCCAACCGATGCTATTGATATTGACAACTGGTGTTATTTGAATTCTATCGAAAATGCTGAACGCAATAATTGCAAACATATCACCGTTTATGAAGGCGATGCAGCTTTATTAGCAGGAAAAAAATATGATTTAATCATTGCTAACATCAACCGAAATATCTTATTGAATGATATGCAAAGTTATGTTGATTGCTTAAATAAAGGCGGCATTATATTGTTTAGCGGTTTCTATGTAGAAGACATTCCATTTATTGATGCTTCATGCACGGAAAAAGGCTTAACATATGTTAAAAAATTTGAAAGAAACAACTGGGTTTCATTAAAATACGTAAATTAG
- the tpiA gene encoding triose-phosphate isomerase gives MRKKIVAGNWKMHKNAAQTEELLSELITKIPAQTTAQVIVAPTFVNLQAAVAKVKNTTIGVAAQNVHQAEGGAFTGEISADMLTSIGVNTVILGHSERRAIFHETDALIASKVDTALKHDLTVIFCFGEELKDRQSGNHFNIVENQLRDGLFQISKESWSKIVLAYEPVWAIGTGETASPEQAQEMHEFIREVVRKTYGAEIADEVSILYGGSVKPDNAKEIFGKPDVDGGLIGGAALKADDFLAIVTAI, from the coding sequence ATGAGAAAAAAGATTGTTGCAGGAAACTGGAAAATGCATAAAAACGCAGCTCAAACTGAAGAATTATTAAGCGAATTAATTACTAAAATACCAGCACAAACTACTGCTCAGGTAATTGTTGCTCCAACATTTGTAAACTTACAAGCAGCTGTTGCTAAAGTAAAAAACACAACTATTGGTGTTGCTGCTCAAAACGTTCACCAAGCTGAAGGTGGAGCTTTTACAGGAGAAATTTCTGCTGATATGTTAACTAGCATTGGTGTAAACACCGTAATTCTTGGTCACTCTGAGCGTCGTGCTATTTTTCACGAAACTGACGCTTTAATCGCAAGTAAAGTTGATACTGCATTAAAACATGACTTAACTGTAATTTTCTGTTTTGGAGAAGAATTAAAAGATCGTCAATCAGGAAATCACTTTAATATTGTTGAAAACCAATTGCGTGACGGATTATTCCAAATTTCAAAAGAATCTTGGTCTAAAATTGTTTTAGCTTACGAGCCTGTTTGGGCTATTGGAACTGGAGAAACTGCTTCACCGGAACAAGCTCAGGAAATGCATGAATTCATCAGAGAAGTTGTTCGTAAAACTTACGGAGCTGAAATCGCTGACGAAGTTTCTATCTTATACGGTGGTTCTGTAAAACCAGACAACGCTAAAGAAATCTTCGGTAAACCAGACGTAGATGGTGGTTTAATTGGTGGTGCAGCTTTAAAAGCAGATGACTTTTTAGCAATTGTTACTGCTATCTAA
- a CDS encoding TlpA disulfide reductase family protein — protein sequence MKQIALVVIAFITFSCSQAQKTSFSKEALSEKLLTVDGGQTSFKNILKKYKGKTLVIEVWASWCGDCVKAMPKVKELQANNPDVSYLFLSADKTADKWKAGIEKHELKGDHFMMNDGMKGVFGKAIDLDWIPRYIIVDKKGKIVLYRAIETDFDKINETLKGLK from the coding sequence ATGAAACAAATAGCTTTAGTTGTTATTGCATTTATTACTTTTTCATGTTCACAGGCTCAGAAAACAAGTTTTTCTAAAGAAGCTTTGTCTGAAAAATTATTAACCGTTGATGGAGGTCAGACTTCTTTCAAAAACATTTTAAAAAAATACAAAGGTAAAACTTTGGTAATCGAGGTTTGGGCTTCATGGTGTGGCGATTGTGTAAAAGCAATGCCAAAAGTAAAAGAATTACAAGCCAACAATCCTGATGTTTCTTACTTATTCCTTTCTGCTGATAAAACAGCTGATAAATGGAAAGCAGGAATCGAAAAACACGAATTAAAAGGCGATCATTTCATGATGAATGACGGTATGAAAGGTGTTTTTGGAAAGGCAATTGATTTAGATTGGATTCCAAGATATATCATTGTAGACAAAAAAGGAAAAATTGTATTGTACCGTGCCATTGAAACTGATTTTGATAAAATCAATGAAACTTTAAAAGGTTTAAAATAA
- a CDS encoding DUF2974 domain-containing protein — translation MNQLLKLFFAFSLTLLSTFAGFSQSKTPNKDQRYIYFLHNKFVEENALNAAHPEYGKAEYNEILASFRKDNFIVFSEIRKKNTNAYDYAEKITKQIKKQLKNEVPPNKITVIGTSKGGYIAQYVSTFLANPDVNFVFIGCYMDTDIQEIPDINYCGNILTIYEKSDIYGVDATKRKETSKLKINHFKQIELNTNLKHGFLYKAADNWIVPCKKWANGNYDLN, via the coding sequence ATGAATCAATTATTAAAACTATTCTTTGCTTTTTCACTAACTCTACTTAGCACTTTTGCAGGTTTTAGCCAAAGTAAAACTCCAAACAAAGACCAACGTTATATTTACTTCCTACACAATAAATTTGTTGAAGAAAATGCTTTAAATGCTGCGCATCCGGAATATGGAAAAGCAGAATACAACGAGATTTTAGCTTCATTTAGAAAAGATAATTTTATTGTGTTTAGCGAAATCAGGAAGAAAAACACAAATGCATACGACTACGCTGAAAAAATAACAAAGCAAATAAAAAAACAGCTTAAAAATGAAGTTCCGCCAAATAAAATCACGGTAATTGGAACTTCAAAAGGCGGTTATATAGCACAATATGTTTCAACATTTTTAGCAAATCCTGATGTGAATTTTGTCTTTATTGGATGTTATATGGATACAGATATACAAGAAATTCCGGATATTAATTACTGTGGAAACATCTTGACAATTTATGAGAAATCGGATATTTATGGTGTTGATGCTACTAAAAGAAAAGAAACTTCGAAACTTAAAATAAATCATTTTAAACAAATTGAATTAAACACCAATTTAAAACATGGCTTTTTATACAAAGCTGCAGATAATTGGATTGTACCATGTAAAAAATGGGCAAATGGAAATTATGATTTGAATTAA
- a CDS encoding DoxX family protein, translated as MKNIITQFSRLFVGVLFIISGLIKLNDPVGFSYKLAEYFSEPVFNMPFLEPLALGLAIFLVILEVVLGVMLLVGYKSKLTIWALLLLIVFFTFLTFYSAYFDVVKDCGCFGDALHLTPWQSFTKDIVLLFFIVILFINKKLVKPLFPKMATNLVTLLAIILCVFMAVWVLNHNPIKDFRPYKVGTNIEKGMEIPEGAPKSVVEMIFIYKVNGVDKEFTEKDLANIPEGATFVDRKDKVITEGYIPPIHDFTMVKEDSDYKAELLKEPKLLVYVTYDLALSNPDGMKKLQGLTKDAKAKGYKVIAMTASGADEIAKAKKQYGLLDVDFYFCDATALKTVERANPSVVVIHKGTIVQKVHYNDIDDLKLSDVSYDL; from the coding sequence ATGAAAAACATCATTACTCAATTCTCCCGATTATTTGTCGGCGTTCTTTTTATAATTTCAGGATTAATTAAACTAAATGATCCGGTTGGTTTCTCTTATAAATTAGCCGAATATTTTAGCGAACCGGTTTTTAATATGCCATTTTTAGAGCCATTAGCTTTAGGTTTAGCAATCTTTTTAGTAATTCTGGAAGTAGTTTTGGGTGTAATGCTTTTAGTAGGTTACAAATCTAAACTTACGATTTGGGCTTTATTATTATTGATTGTTTTCTTCACATTCCTTACTTTCTACTCTGCTTATTTTGATGTAGTTAAAGATTGTGGTTGTTTCGGAGATGCTTTACATTTAACTCCTTGGCAATCGTTTACAAAAGATATTGTTTTATTATTCTTTATTGTGATTTTATTCATCAATAAAAAGCTGGTAAAACCTTTATTCCCAAAAATGGCAACTAATTTAGTTACACTTCTTGCTATAATTTTATGTGTATTTATGGCAGTTTGGGTATTGAATCATAATCCTATAAAAGATTTCCGTCCTTATAAAGTTGGAACAAACATCGAGAAAGGAATGGAAATTCCGGAAGGCGCTCCAAAATCTGTAGTTGAAATGATTTTTATCTACAAAGTAAATGGCGTTGATAAAGAATTTACCGAAAAAGATCTGGCAAATATCCCTGAAGGAGCAACATTTGTTGATCGTAAAGACAAAGTAATTACTGAAGGTTATATTCCGCCAATTCACGATTTTACGATGGTAAAAGAAGATTCTGATTATAAAGCAGAATTATTAAAAGAGCCTAAATTACTAGTTTACGTTACTTATGATTTAGCTTTGTCAAATCCTGACGGAATGAAAAAATTACAAGGTTTAACCAAAGATGCTAAAGCAAAAGGATACAAAGTAATTGCAATGACAGCTTCAGGAGCCGATGAAATTGCAAAAGCTAAAAAACAATATGGCTTATTAGATGTTGACTTTTATTTCTGCGATGCTACAGCTTTAAAAACTGTCGAAAGAGCAAATCCAAGTGTTGTTGTAATACACAAAGGAACCATTGTTCAAAAAGTACACTATAATGATATTGACGATTTAAAATTATCTGATGTGTCATATGATCTTTAA
- a CDS encoding DUF1599 domain-containing protein has product MKNTSLEYDNVITVCRTLFINKMKDYGSAWRILRLPSLTDQIFIKAQRIRSLQENEVRKVDEDEKGEFIAIINYSIMALIQLELGVVDQPDLDIEKATELYDAKIKLTKELMEAKNHDYGEAWRDMRVSSLTDLILQKLLRVKQIEDNKGKTLVSEGIDANYQDMINYSVFALILNPLK; this is encoded by the coding sequence ATGAAGAATACTTCCCTTGAATATGATAATGTAATTACGGTTTGCCGGACTTTATTTATCAACAAAATGAAAGATTATGGTAGTGCGTGGCGTATTTTAAGACTGCCATCATTGACGGATCAAATTTTTATAAAAGCACAACGAATCAGAAGTCTTCAGGAAAATGAAGTCCGCAAAGTTGATGAAGATGAAAAAGGAGAATTCATTGCGATCATCAATTATTCAATTATGGCTTTGATTCAGTTAGAATTAGGCGTTGTTGATCAGCCGGATTTGGATATTGAAAAAGCAACGGAATTATATGATGCTAAAATTAAATTAACCAAAGAGTTAATGGAAGCCAAAAATCACGATTATGGCGAAGCTTGGCGCGATATGCGCGTAAGTTCATTAACTGATTTGATTCTGCAAAAATTACTTCGCGTAAAGCAAATTGAGGATAATAAAGGTAAAACTTTAGTTTCTGAAGGTATTGACGCCAATTATCAGGATATGATCAATTACTCTGTTTTTGCTTTAATATTGAATCCGTTAAAATAA
- the folP gene encoding dihydropteroate synthase, which translates to MLINCKGQLIDLSIPKVMGILNVTPNSFFDGGKYKNEDEIISQVEKMLSEGATFIDIGAYSSKPSAEFVTEQEEIDRIVPAIELILKHFPETLLSIDTFRAEVAKASIESGAAIINDIAAGELDDKMFEVIAKYNVPYIMMHMRGNPQTMQSLTEYDDIVKEILFYFSEKVKKARSLGINDLILDPGFGFAKTTDQNYEVLQKMELFNLLELPVLAGVSRKSMIYKTLNNTAQEALNGTTFLNTIALTKGAKILRVHDVKEAMECVTLFEKMSF; encoded by the coding sequence ATGCTAATTAACTGTAAAGGCCAACTTATAGATTTATCGATTCCTAAAGTAATGGGGATTTTAAATGTTACGCCCAATTCTTTCTTTGATGGCGGAAAATATAAAAACGAAGATGAAATTATTTCTCAAGTAGAAAAAATGCTGTCTGAAGGCGCTACATTTATTGATATTGGTGCTTATTCGAGTAAACCAAGTGCCGAGTTTGTTACTGAACAAGAAGAGATTGATCGAATTGTTCCGGCAATTGAATTGATTCTAAAGCATTTTCCAGAAACTTTATTATCGATTGATACTTTTAGAGCCGAAGTTGCAAAAGCGAGTATAGAAAGTGGCGCAGCGATTATAAATGATATTGCAGCGGGAGAATTAGACGATAAAATGTTTGAGGTTATTGCCAAATATAATGTTCCGTATATCATGATGCACATGCGCGGAAATCCGCAAACGATGCAAAGTCTCACGGAATATGATGATATTGTAAAAGAAATTCTTTTCTATTTTTCTGAGAAAGTAAAAAAGGCGAGAAGTCTCGGTATTAACGATTTGATTCTAGATCCAGGTTTTGGATTTGCAAAAACAACAGATCAAAATTATGAAGTTTTGCAAAAAATGGAACTTTTTAATTTATTGGAATTACCAGTTTTAGCCGGAGTTTCCAGAAAATCTATGATTTATAAAACGTTGAATAATACAGCCCAAGAAGCTTTAAACGGAACAACGTTTCTAAATACAATCGCTTTGACAAAAGGCGCAAAAATCCTTCGTGTTCATGATGTAAAAGAAGCGATGGAATGTGTTACTTTGTTTGAGAAAATGAGTTTTTAA
- the rlmH gene encoding 23S rRNA (pseudouridine(1915)-N(3))-methyltransferase RlmH, giving the protein MNIKLIAIGKTDNKSLQTLIDDYTKRLSFYIKFDLEIIPDIKNVKNLSESQQKEKEGELILSKLTPTDQLILLDENGKNFSSVGFSEELQKKMNSGIKTLVFVIGGPYGFSDTVYSKAQGKISLSLMTFSHQMVRLFFIEQLYRGFTILRNEPYHHQ; this is encoded by the coding sequence ATGAATATCAAACTTATCGCCATTGGCAAAACAGATAATAAATCGCTTCAAACTTTGATTGACGATTATACCAAACGTTTGTCGTTTTACATCAAATTTGATTTGGAGATTATTCCGGATATCAAAAACGTAAAGAATTTATCTGAAAGTCAGCAAAAAGAAAAAGAAGGCGAATTGATTCTCTCTAAATTAACACCAACAGATCAATTGATTTTATTGGATGAAAATGGGAAAAACTTCTCCAGCGTTGGCTTTTCTGAAGAATTACAAAAGAAAATGAACTCCGGAATCAAAACACTTGTTTTCGTAATTGGCGGTCCTTACGGATTCTCAGATACGGTTTACAGCAAAGCGCAAGGAAAAATTTCGCTTTCGCTAATGACGTTTTCACACCAAATGGTTCGGTTATTTTTTATCGAACAATTGTATCGCGGTTTTACGATTTTAAGGAATGAACCTTATCATCATCAATAA
- a CDS encoding antibiotic biosynthesis monooxygenase: MILEAAFLYVKPNLATQFEADFAKASQYISSIDGYLGHRLEKCLEVENKYLLLVDWNTLEDHTVGFRTSEAYLEWKKMLHHYYEPFPVVEHFETVFINKK; the protein is encoded by the coding sequence ATGATCCTAGAAGCCGCATTTCTTTATGTAAAACCAAATTTAGCAACTCAATTTGAAGCTGATTTTGCAAAAGCAAGTCAATATATTTCGTCGATTGATGGTTATTTAGGGCATCGTTTAGAGAAATGCCTTGAAGTCGAAAACAAGTATCTTTTATTGGTAGATTGGAATACACTTGAAGATCATACCGTAGGTTTTAGAACTTCTGAAGCTTATCTGGAATGGAAAAAGATGTTGCATCATTATTATGAACCGTTTCCTGTTGTAGAACATTTTGAGACTGTTTTTATAAATAAAAAATAG
- a CDS encoding adenosine deaminase codes for MTRIITLFCIFIAQIGFSQTAENYLQKIRNNEALLTAFFQQMPKGGDLHHHFSGSVYAEPLLERAIAEDFYLNLETMAVSKTKPATGNWETFSSLKNNGKLEQYEQQVMQTWSVKDYNGSVPSDDLFFDSFMKFETTIQGHFAEGMLELKKRALAENVSYIETQLSTIPCDMNVSDLSDFNTKLRQAASQKDEKAVLKLLDELHKSLQQKDAKKYAADFNTNFIAKLHKDLKIDDDRFTMRYQNFVLRFMDPVDLFKNLTIAFISANDSKLVAGVNIVSPEHGENSMKDYWLHMVMFKYCHSKYPDVKYTLHAGELTLGLVQPEDLTWHINDAIHIAGANRIGHGVDIAYEANSYDLLRYMAKNNIPIEINLTSNEFILKVKENRHPFTLYKEFNVPIVISTDDAGILRTNMTEQYVLLAKRYPDVSYAIIKQYVYNSINYSFIQDASVKKQLVKDLDARFKTFEDKFSKN; via the coding sequence ATGACGAGGATAATTACACTTTTCTGTATTTTCATAGCACAAATCGGCTTTTCTCAAACGGCTGAAAATTATTTACAAAAGATCAGAAATAACGAAGCTCTCTTAACAGCTTTCTTTCAACAAATGCCAAAAGGCGGCGATTTACACCATCATTTTTCAGGATCCGTTTATGCAGAACCTCTTTTGGAAAGAGCAATTGCAGAAGATTTTTATTTGAATTTAGAAACGATGGCAGTTTCTAAAACAAAACCTGCAACTGGCAATTGGGAAACATTTTCTTCTCTTAAAAACAACGGAAAACTAGAACAATACGAGCAACAAGTAATGCAAACCTGGTCTGTTAAAGATTATAATGGTTCTGTACCTTCTGACGATTTGTTTTTTGACTCTTTTATGAAATTCGAAACTACAATTCAAGGTCATTTTGCCGAAGGAATGTTAGAATTAAAAAAACGTGCCCTTGCTGAAAATGTAAGTTATATCGAAACTCAATTATCAACGATTCCGTGTGATATGAATGTTTCTGACTTATCAGATTTCAACACTAAATTACGTCAGGCAGCAAGTCAGAAAGATGAAAAAGCAGTTCTAAAACTTTTAGACGAATTGCATAAATCTCTTCAGCAAAAAGATGCCAAAAAATATGCTGCAGATTTCAATACTAATTTCATAGCAAAACTTCATAAAGATTTAAAAATTGACGATGACCGTTTTACAATGCGTTATCAAAATTTTGTACTTCGTTTTATGGATCCGGTCGATTTATTCAAAAATCTGACAATCGCTTTTATCTCGGCAAACGACAGTAAATTGGTTGCGGGTGTAAACATTGTTTCTCCGGAACACGGCGAAAACTCTATGAAAGATTATTGGTTACATATGGTGATGTTTAAATACTGTCATTCTAAATATCCAGACGTAAAATATACGCTTCACGCGGGAGAATTAACTTTAGGATTAGTTCAGCCAGAAGATTTAACATGGCATATAAACGATGCGATCCATATTGCCGGAGCAAACAGAATTGGTCACGGAGTTGATATCGCTTACGAAGCAAATTCATACGATTTGTTGCGTTATATGGCAAAAAATAACATTCCGATTGAGATTAATTTGACGAGTAATGAATTCATTTTGAAAGTAAAAGAAAACAGACATCCGTTTACGCTTTACAAAGAATTTAATGTTCCAATTGTAATCAGTACAGACGACGCCGGAATCTTAAGAACAAATATGACGGAACAATATGTTTTATTAGCAAAAAGATATCCTGATGTTTCGTATGCAATCATAAAACAATATGTTTACAACAGTATCAATTATAGTTTTATTCAGGATGCATCAGTAAAAAAACAATTAGTGAAGGATTTGGATGCAAGATTTAAAACTTTTGAAGATAAATTTTCTAAGAACTAA
- a CDS encoding GNAT family N-acetyltransferase, giving the protein MEIQQTNDTRRGYFEAIEDGKEAGKMTYTWAGDSKFIIDHTEVSPDFNGKGVGKKLVMAAVDYARANNVKIIPLCPFAKSVFDKTEEIRDVLS; this is encoded by the coding sequence ATGGAAATTCAACAAACAAACGATACAAGAAGAGGCTATTTTGAAGCCATAGAAGACGGAAAAGAAGCTGGAAAAATGACATATACTTGGGCTGGAGATTCAAAATTTATCATCGATCACACCGAAGTTAGTCCTGATTTTAACGGAAAAGGTGTTGGTAAAAAACTGGTTATGGCAGCCGTAGATTACGCCAGAGCTAACAATGTAAAAATTATTCCGCTTTGTCCTTTTGCAAAAAGCGTTTTTGATAAAACAGAAGAAATTCGAGATGTACTTTCTTAA
- a CDS encoding OsmC family protein, with the protein MDTISAKIDTRLYRTEITSASENVLISDEPQELGGKNLGLNPTELLAASLASCTVITLRMYINRKQWDVSEINVKIDFERDSERSVSVFTRKIEVIGEVDETQRQRLETIANSCPIHKTLTHSIEIKTTLI; encoded by the coding sequence ATGGACACAATATCAGCGAAAATAGATACTCGTTTGTATCGAACGGAAATAACATCAGCAAGCGAAAATGTTTTGATCTCCGATGAACCTCAGGAATTAGGAGGTAAAAATCTAGGATTAAATCCAACCGAACTTTTGGCAGCATCATTGGCTTCGTGCACCGTAATTACGTTAAGAATGTACATAAATCGTAAACAATGGGACGTATCAGAAATAAATGTAAAAATTGATTTTGAAAGAGATTCTGAACGAAGTGTGTCTGTATTCACCCGAAAAATCGAAGTAATTGGTGAAGTCGACGAAACACAAAGACAACGATTAGAAACCATTGCCAATAGCTGCCCAATTCATAAAACGCTTACACATTCAATCGAAATTAAAACTACATTAATATAA
- a CDS encoding pirin family protein encodes MSNISLIIEERAANIGNFMVGRLLPFREKRAVGPFVFIDHMGPAHLSDHENMDVPPHPHIGLSTLTFLFEGSIMHRDSLGTELEIKPGAVNWMTAGKGIVHSERTPEYLRHSDKMLHGLQIWVALPKELEQMDPNFAHVEADDIPAWEEDGVSYKLIAGEAFGKKSPVPVYSPLYFIEIKSTEAKKINIGKDLFGESGLYILEGSIKSGEHVYEPKQILITNDSTLCEFELAENSTVYIFGGTPFPEEHFIFWNFVSSDKELLEKAKKDWTEQTFPKVPGETEFVPLPQPRIK; translated from the coding sequence ATGTCAAATATCAGTTTAATTATCGAAGAACGTGCTGCCAACATTGGCAATTTTATGGTAGGCAGATTATTGCCATTCCGCGAAAAAAGAGCTGTTGGACCTTTCGTTTTCATCGATCATATGGGACCGGCACATTTAAGTGATCACGAAAATATGGATGTTCCGCCGCATCCACATATCGGACTTTCAACACTGACTTTTTTGTTTGAAGGAAGCATTATGCACCGCGATAGTTTAGGTACCGAATTAGAAATAAAACCTGGCGCCGTAAACTGGATGACTGCCGGAAAAGGAATTGTACATTCTGAAAGAACGCCTGAATATTTAAGACATTCGGATAAAATGCTTCACGGATTGCAAATTTGGGTTGCGTTACCGAAAGAACTGGAACAAATGGATCCGAATTTTGCACATGTCGAAGCAGATGACATTCCGGCTTGGGAAGAAGATGGAGTTTCCTATAAATTAATTGCCGGAGAAGCATTCGGAAAAAAATCACCGGTTCCTGTTTATAGTCCGTTATATTTTATAGAAATAAAAAGCACCGAAGCTAAAAAAATCAATATTGGTAAAGACTTATTTGGCGAAAGCGGTTTGTATATTCTTGAAGGAAGTATTAAAAGCGGCGAACACGTTTATGAGCCGAAACAGATTCTTATTACAAACGACAGTACTTTGTGTGAGTTCGAATTAGCCGAAAATTCCACCGTTTATATCTTTGGAGGAACACCGTTTCCGGAAGAACATTTTATCTTTTGGAATTTCGTTTCCTCAGATAAAGAACTACTTGAAAAAGCTAAAAAAGACTGGACCGAACAAACTTTCCCGAAAGTTCCGGGCGAAACTGAATTTGTGCCTTTACCTCAACCTAGAATTAAATAA
- a CDS encoding DNA alkylation repair protein encodes MGLIKDIYSVTFYEKFGQAVAEVHPTFDKQKFIETIYEGDFAQKEWKDRMKHTTVVLHQFMPENFPEAVALIDKIINNLKKNNFTEGNLAFIFFADYIEIYGLDDFKTSTKAFVSITQFISCEFAVRPFVLKYKQEMIDEMIKWSLHENYHVRRLSSEGSRPRLPWAMAIPYLKKDPTSILPILENLKNDPSEYVRRSVANNLNDITKDNPQIVLEIASKWKGFSKETDGIIKHGCRTLLKQGHPEVLSHYGLESTNIELSSFEIKTPIVKIGDYLQFQFHLNNKNEEAKTVRLEYAVHYKKSKGHLAKKVFKISEKIYQPNQLIKVDRNQSFKLITTRVFHTGMHQLSIIINGTESEVLEFELID; translated from the coding sequence ATGGGATTAATTAAAGATATTTACTCGGTTACATTTTACGAAAAATTTGGTCAGGCTGTTGCCGAAGTGCATCCAACATTCGACAAACAAAAATTTATCGAAACCATTTATGAAGGCGATTTTGCCCAAAAAGAATGGAAAGATCGCATGAAACATACTACTGTTGTTTTGCATCAATTTATGCCTGAAAATTTTCCCGAAGCCGTAGCTTTAATTGATAAAATCATCAATAATCTCAAGAAAAACAATTTCACTGAGGGAAATCTGGCTTTCATATTTTTTGCCGATTATATCGAAATATACGGTTTAGACGATTTCAAAACTTCGACGAAAGCCTTTGTTTCCATAACTCAATTTATAAGCTGCGAATTTGCCGTTCGTCCTTTCGTTTTAAAATACAAACAAGAAATGATTGACGAAATGATCAAATGGTCGCTACATGAAAATTATCACGTTCGCCGATTGTCAAGCGAAGGAAGCCGTCCGAGATTACCGTGGGCAATGGCGATTCCGTATTTAAAGAAAGATCCAACTTCTATACTTCCCATTTTAGAAAACCTAAAAAATGATCCTTCCGAATATGTTCGCCGAAGCGTTGCCAATAACCTAAATGATATCACAAAAGATAATCCGCAAATTGTACTTGAAATCGCCAGTAAATGGAAAGGTTTCAGCAAAGAAACTGACGGAATTATAAAACACGGCTGCCGAACTTTATTAAAACAAGGACATCCGGAAGTTCTAAGTCATTATGGTTTAGAAAGTACTAATATCGAACTTTCTTCTTTCGAAATTAAAACGCCTATCGTAAAAATTGGAGATTATCTGCAGTTTCAATTTCACTTAAATAATAAAAATGAAGAAGCTAAAACTGTTCGTTTAGAATACGCCGTTCATTACAAAAAATCAAAAGGACATTTGGCTAAAAAAGTCTTCAAAATTAGTGAAAAAATTTACCAGCCAAATCAATTAATTAAAGTCGATCGAAATCAATCTTTCAAACTAATTACAACGCGTGTTTTTCATACTGGAATGCATCAATTGTCGATTATCATAAACGGAACAGAAAGTGAAGTTTTGGAATTTGAATTGATAGATTAA